A portion of the Chryseobacterium tructae genome contains these proteins:
- a CDS encoding SPFH domain-containing protein: MGIFLAPVIIFGLIILFASFFVVKQETAAIIERFGKFQGVKHSGLHLKLPIIDQIAKRLNLRIQQLDVMIDTKTLDNVFIKMKISVQYQVIRGQVGDAYYRLENPENQITSFVFDVVRAEVPKLKLDDVFVRKDDVAIAVKSELQEAMNSYGYDIIKALVTDIDPDEQVKHAMNRINAAEREKTAAEYESEAQRIRIVAVAKAEAESKKLQGQGIADQRREIAKGLEESVRMLNNVEINSHEASALIVVTQHYDTLHSVGASTRSNLVLLPNSPTAASSMLNDLVVAMTTANTVGEANKGKYPDPPQKESGYK; this comes from the coding sequence ATGGGTATTTTTCTGGCTCCCGTTATTATCTTCGGGCTTATTATTTTATTTGCATCGTTTTTTGTGGTTAAGCAGGAGACGGCAGCAATCATTGAACGTTTTGGAAAATTCCAGGGAGTAAAACATTCAGGGCTTCATCTTAAGCTTCCCATTATAGATCAGATCGCAAAAAGATTAAATCTCAGAATTCAGCAGTTGGATGTCATGATTGATACCAAAACGTTGGATAATGTATTTATCAAAATGAAAATTTCCGTTCAGTATCAGGTTATCAGAGGCCAGGTAGGAGATGCTTATTATCGACTGGAAAATCCTGAAAATCAAATTACTTCATTCGTTTTTGATGTCGTGAGAGCAGAGGTTCCAAAGCTGAAACTGGATGATGTTTTTGTAAGAAAAGATGATGTGGCGATTGCCGTAAAAAGCGAACTTCAGGAAGCAATGAACAGCTATGGATATGATATCATCAAAGCATTGGTAACGGATATTGATCCGGATGAACAGGTAAAGCATGCGATGAACAGAATCAACGCAGCAGAAAGAGAGAAAACCGCAGCAGAATATGAATCTGAAGCTCAACGAATCAGAATTGTAGCTGTTGCAAAGGCAGAAGCCGAATCCAAGAAGCTACAAGGACAAGGGATTGCCGATCAGAGAAGAGAAATTGCAAAAGGACTTGAAGAATCTGTAAGAATGCTGAATAATGTAGAAATTAATTCACATGAAGCATCAGCTCTTATCGTAGTAACACAGCATTATGATACATTACATTCGGTAGGAGCGAGTACCAGAAGTAATCTTGTACTTCTTCCCAATTCACCAACGGCGGCCAGCAGTATGCTGAATGACCTCGTTGTAGCAATG
- a CDS encoding deoxyguanosinetriphosphate triphosphohydrolase: MNLNQIFTNQRTGNNPNTKASRTDFQRDFDRIIFSSAFRRLQNKTQVFPLPGSVFVHNRLTHSLEVSSVGRSLGSIIGEFIAEDYKNELTEDSKNFYLYNLGNVIAAACLCHDVGNPAFGHSGEDAIASYFERNEKDLKSKFNEKEWADLVNFEGNANAIRVLAQQQQGKDAGGIQLTFSTLASIAKYPCEAVAKKKGIIHRKKFGFFQNEKDIFLEIAKGTHLISECEEPHIFKRHPFVWLVEAADDICYNIIDMEDAHRLGIVSTADCKNLFFELVKSETDDVQRIETKLSSISNENEQISYLRAKVINALINKSIEMYKYNFQTILEGNLDNGLLDIYKKENKALQDIASFSVEKIYNHKAVVEIENAGYNVMYELLDHFIPSILKPDEERKSYDKKALKLLPRQFVYENGTDYQKVLGIIDFVSGMTDNYATDLYRKIKGIEIGMTV, from the coding sequence ATGAATTTAAACCAGATTTTCACCAATCAACGTACAGGAAATAATCCAAATACTAAGGCTTCAAGAACTGATTTTCAAAGAGATTTCGACCGAATTATCTTCTCTTCTGCCTTCAGAAGACTACAAAATAAGACCCAGGTTTTTCCTCTTCCCGGAAGTGTTTTTGTACACAACAGACTTACGCATTCCTTAGAAGTATCCTCTGTGGGAAGAAGTTTAGGAAGTATTATTGGTGAATTCATTGCTGAGGACTATAAAAATGAACTTACTGAAGATTCAAAGAATTTTTATCTATATAATTTAGGAAATGTAATCGCAGCAGCATGTCTTTGTCATGATGTGGGGAATCCGGCTTTCGGACATTCCGGAGAAGATGCTATTGCAAGTTATTTTGAAAGAAATGAAAAAGACCTGAAATCAAAATTCAACGAAAAAGAATGGGCAGATCTGGTAAATTTTGAAGGAAATGCTAATGCTATCAGAGTCTTGGCTCAACAGCAACAGGGAAAAGATGCGGGAGGTATTCAGCTTACATTTTCTACATTGGCCAGTATTGCCAAATACCCATGTGAAGCGGTAGCCAAGAAAAAGGGAATCATCCACCGTAAAAAATTCGGTTTTTTTCAAAATGAAAAAGATATATTCCTTGAAATTGCTAAAGGAACACACTTGATTTCTGAATGTGAAGAACCTCATATCTTCAAAAGGCACCCATTTGTATGGTTGGTAGAAGCAGCCGATGATATCTGCTATAACATTATTGATATGGAAGATGCCCACAGATTGGGAATTGTTTCCACAGCAGATTGTAAAAATTTATTTTTTGAACTGGTGAAGTCAGAAACAGATGATGTTCAGAGAATTGAGACAAAATTAAGTTCTATCTCCAATGAGAACGAACAGATTTCTTATTTAAGAGCAAAAGTAATCAATGCCTTAATTAATAAATCGATTGAAATGTACAAATATAACTTTCAAACGATTCTTGAAGGAAATCTTGACAATGGTTTATTGGATATCTATAAAAAAGAAAATAAAGCATTACAAGACATTGCAAGCTTTTCTGTAGAAAAGATTTACAACCATAAAGCGGTTGTAGAGATCGAGAACGCAGGATATAATGTAATGTACGAATTATTGGATCACTTCATTCCTTCCATCCTAAAACCGGATGAGGAGAGAAAATCTTATGATAAAAAAGCCTTGAAATTACTTCCAAGACAATTTGTATATGAAAACGGAACAGATTACCAAAAAGTATTGGGGATCATTGATTTTGTTTCCGGAATGACAGATAATTATGCCACAGATCTTTATAGAAAAATCAAAGGAATTGAAATCGGAATGACAGTATAA